The Ipomoea triloba cultivar NCNSP0323 chromosome 4, ASM357664v1 DNA segment aattaattcttGAATTAGCTAATAAGTGTAAAAAGATATAAAAGGATAAACTAAGATATTAGGATTTTAATTAATGAGGGGTAGATgatgttatttttgtaaattattaaaaaggaaaaaaaaagttaaaaagtcagtagcttattttgaagtttcaaaataagttattattttaaactctccttgttttaccaaacaagcttatagcttatttgtaatttaaaataagctataagctctaccaaacagagcctatgAATGATGTGTACAAAGAGTTTTTCAAAAccttgtaaattaaaataattataaatttaattatgcaATCATTATAATACCACCAGTATCTCCACCACATTCTATATTACTATTAAATGTTAATtaactttcaaaaataaaattactattgaACGGCAATatgtaaaacaaattaaaactctGAATGAATATAAGAGATGAAgattgattaataaataaataatatttaaaaaatttcaggGCACCTCGGGGTGAAACgaaatatctatatatacacttgTTATGTTAAAAGTAATGAGTTAGATTTAAGTCAATCCAGATTCAACCCCGCACTCAAATAGGACACCCCTTTAAAGGGTGGTTGAGATATTGTTATCCCTTCTGTGTTCTCCCTCCGTTTTATATGGTAGAAACATAAAATGGAGGACCTAGAACACAAGAATTCTTCAATTGACAATTTTGAAGGGGAAAGGGAAAAGGATCGAGATGGAGCTCATATCGATGATCTTCCTAATGAAGTTTTGCTCTTAATTTTGCACAGGTTAGAGGATGCGAAATGCCTATGTAGATGCTACCTTGTCTCCAAACGCTTTGCCTCCCTTATTCCTAATATCCACAATGTTACCTTTTCCGTTCCTGATCGAGATTCACATTCTAATTCCTATTCCAACCCCTCCATTTCAGATGGCGAAAGACAAAAGAATTTCCCCAAGAATGTATTAAACTTGCTTGTGAACAACCTGCTTACGAAGCCCTTCCATTATCTCCGACAGATCACCGCTGGCCCATCATTGCCATCGCTTTCCTCTAGCCCCGCATTTGACTCTGTTGCATTTGTCTCTGGCGTGCGGTTCCTGAAGAAATTCAGGGAAATCCAACGGCTTGAAATCCGGACACCATGTTTCCACGCTCAAGATCCAACTCTGCTAAAATGGGAAGCTGGGCTTGGAAAAGACTCCATCTTCTGCGTGAGCCTCTTCTCGTCCTCCTCCTACGAACTGCCAGCTGAGAACAGCGTTGATGAGGGTAATGCTCTGAATCCCGAAGCCTTCGCCTTAACAAACGAGTTGCTGAGAGATCGAGTGGAAATAGCATACCAGTGTTTCATGGATGCACTGTGGAGGCGCCACGTTCTCAGGCACATCGTCGTGGACCACAAAATGCTGGAAGTGGCAAAATTCACAGATCAAAAGAGAAATGGGACGGTATGCTTGAGGAAAGAACAGGTCGCCAATCTCCGGGACTTGAGGGCCGCCGAGGCAGGTTACATTTAGGTGTGGCATGTTTCCGAGGTGCTAACACCAAAAACGGGGCGCGTGATGAGAGGGGTAACGGCTGTGTTGATCGGGGTTTCAGAGGACGAAAGTGGTGGCGATGGCGGTGATGGGTGCATGGAGGAGGTTTTCAAAGAAGATGAAGTTTTGGGTGAGGCTTTAAGGATGATTTATGAAAGTAGAAGGGATGATGCACTTGCTGTTACCCTGGATCTCAATATTCCTCATTAAATCATGCATATTTCATACCTTATAAACTGAGCTGGTATTCTTTTGTACAATTGTTTGCAATCCCTGTATCTTGTGAATACTAAATCAATGAGGTTTATTggtgaaaaattatataaactTTTGTGCCTTGATTATACTCGTATCTTCACTTTTAAACTTTAGTAATTTAATATCAATCAGAATTTTCAGTCAAGGAAACTTTTGATTCTAGTAAATTGGTTATATTGGTtgtacaaattattttaaattttttttagagatAATTTCAGAATTGGCATCGACTAttaacttttaccaatttttgtcctcgacttttaatttggccAAAGTTGGtctcttaactattgattttgtatcaattttggtcattttgttaaatctatgttaaataggtgttaaaattgagggaaaaaaaatgtaaaatcaaccttttatatattattgcaatgtaatatatactccgtaataatttttttttttttttttgtaaattctctaactggatgtggagtgttattgtatattttattgttgtattaggtgtttttttttttttttcgctttatttgatagcaaaaatggttagaggattatagatttatagctgTATAAGTGTTATGTGTTGCGTGTGTAGAATTGTAAAGGGAAATACaggcaaaaaaaaatagaataacagCACTAGGATCCAACGGGCAGCGACCCAAATCAACGTAAACCAACGTAAACGAAGAGGGTCCCTTCAAGCATGAGCCTGGGCGGTCCTGCCAGCCCGCCCTTGCTTAAGACCGGCCCTGTAGACTGTTAGTTCTCGATTGACACATACAGTCAGATAAGTTACATCAAGTATATACTAAATTGAACTTGGAGTACACTTAAAACGAACAGTTAATTTATTAGAAATGAACATATCACAACATTTAatctattaaaaatgaacattttgtGATTCATTTGTAATGTGAATTTCGAGTTGCAGGATATAATTTATCGTTATTGGGATTTTGGGCCGGGTAACTAAGTCCACACCATGCTAAGCTTAAGGTTAGAATTAGTGAATTACACTATTAAAGGAGCAGTAATTAACTAATTTACTGAGTTAAAAACTTATATAAAGTGAAAAAAAGAGgcgacgaagaagaagaagaagcgaTCAAGTTGAGTCCAAGTAGGCATCGTCTTTCACGtctccttttccttttcaattaaaCAATAACCCAAGAAACCTCCTTACCCCATCATTCTCTTCTTTCCCTTGTCATCAAATTCCAAGAacacaagaaaacaaaataacaatctTTCAAAGCCTTCGGGTTGATAggaaaatttgaatatataactTGTTACTttctgtttgtttttttttaattaaaattaagctcttttttttttttttcctttgtatttttagtattttctaGTTTATTTTTGATAATTTGAGCTGGGCATTGACGGGGACAGTGATTCTCCTCTTTGCaggtgagtttttttttataatcaattttcctttttattctatatgtgtttatttttaattcatttttgtcGATTTTGGCTGTTTTCCGGGAATTTTGGGTAGGAAGAACTTGTTTGTGCAGTTGAATTTTGTATTGCGAGGATGGACAGTTTGGTTTAGCGAGGTTTGGGGATGAAAGGTTTATGGGGAGAGATTGAGGCTTTTAGTAATAGTTTCTGCTTACAATCTGTGTTTTTGGTAAAGATGGTTTCTTTTACTAGAAAATTAATGGAAGTAAAATAGTTTAACCCTTATTTGTTGAAATTCTTCCCATGTTCATAGAGTATGGTACAGGAAGAGATAATATGAAATGTGGGTCTTCCCACACATTTGGATAACTCAGAGATTTGAGAGCATTCACATGTGTCACTACCATGCTATTGGATTGTTCTGAAACATTGAGAGAGAATTAATGAGAAGGAATAGAAAAAAGGATTTGTTTGGAAATTAGAAAATCAAGAGGGTTGGTATTGGGTGGGATGAGATGAAGaactatatttattttgttttcattatgcATTTATAGTATATCAGAGTTTCCCCTTATGGTTATTTTTCTCTTGGGCAGTTTGGAAACCCAAGTAGAATGCTTGTTGGGTTGTAGACCTTGTAGCTCCTTATAGACAGTTCCTGTATACATATTGaattatattttctcaattaGTAAGTTTTGAAGGGATTCTAGTAGAACGATGTTTTTGATACTTTTTTTTCATCCCAGCAACATGGCTTAATTACCTCCTGTACACGGAATGGACAGGCCGTGCTTGCTTAACATCAACATATATAAATGATGTTTAGTGGGTCAAAAGCTGCTCATGGCCTTTTTAGATGGAAATGGCGTGGTGAATCGTCTATAACTACAGGCTTACTAGATGATGTGCCTCCTGAAATTGAGTTGTCTGACTATCACAGAGCACCGAGTGCTGGTAGTGAAAGCCCATCTGGGCTTCTTAATGGTGAGAGCTTCAGTGGTGAACCAATTGCTGATCTAGACCTGTTCTTTGAGAGGCTTTACAGCTACCACTGTGAGAAAGGGCTATGGTGCATTATCATCAAGTGGATTCTTGAGCTTTTGGGACTGGCTTTCACCACATTCTTCTCTgcatttttcttattaattgtTGATTGGAATGGGCTTCGCAATGCAAAGTGTGGGATGGATGCTGTAGAATCTGGAATTAAGCCTTGTGATCTATCTAAGGAAGCTCTTCATCGGCATCCATTGACACCTTTTACGGTTTCTAAAGCTATTGTTGTTGGTTACCTTGGAATATTTTCCATATACTGGATCTTTTGCTTCTTAAGATTCTTTGCACAGCTAAAGGACACATTAAAAATTCGGGACTTTTACTACAACAGGTATATAGTATCATGTAAAAATAGTGAGAATtctctgttttgtttttttcccccTCTTCTATTAGTTGTTAAATATTGGTTTTTATATGACGTCATACTACTTGCTGGCTATCAAAGGGATCTTCTTTGTTGTGGCTAGCTAACTTAGCCATGCTTTATATTTTGCAGTCTCCATGTCACAGATAATGAAATACAAACCATGCCATGGGCATCAATTCTTgaaaaaattgttcaattacagAATTCACAACAACTATGCGTGGTCAAAGATCTTTCAATTCAGGATGTGGTTATGCGATTAATGCGGAAGGAAAATTATTTGATTGGAATGGTCAATAAAGGGGTGCTTGCCTTCCCTATTTCTCCATGGGTACCTGGTGTTGGTCCTGTCAAATTTTCTTTGAATGGTCTCCAACATCGTCTGATGCTAACAAAGACCCTAGAGTGGACACTTAATTGGTGTGTACTGCAGAGCATGTTTGATAGGTATGTTAGCATATAATCCAAAATCATACTCAAGTAAAAGGCGAGAGTGATGGATGTAGTGATATATTGTTCTTCTACGATAGCAGTAATCTCATCTGAAAAGAATATGTTGAAGAGAATTCAAGCATTGGACATTTGAGTTATCTGCATAGAGTTTGCTCGTTACTAGTTACTAGAACTGCTAAAATTAAGTTATTAGTGAAACTTTTCTTTGTAGCTTACTTCAGATACTTTATTGTTTTGGGGAAGGACTGCCACTTAACTGAATGCTTTTGCTTCTGCAGGAATTATTGTGTAAGAAGGGACTTTGTGTCCGATCCTAAAACATTAAAGAAAAGGCTTATGATTGTTGGAATCGCAATGCTTTTTCTTTCTCCATTTCTTGTCATATTCATGCTGGTGTATCTCTTCTTGAGGCATGCTGAACAGTTCTACAATCATCCAAGTACAGCGTCATCCCGTAGGTGGTCAACTCTAGCAAAGTGGATGTTTAGGGAATACAACGAGGTACATTCTCTTTTGCATATAATCTTGATATACTGAATTTGGTGAAAGTCTATTGAATGTGAAAGATCCAAAtgcctggcgggtggagaataacaaccacccgttAGTTAGGCGGAAGCAGAatatattgaaatataaattgtatgAAAGTGAATATAAGGTTTATAAATCTGTGTTAGAAAGGGGAATACACAGCCCTATGACTACATGCTAGAAGACTTCTAATAAGGAAATAAGTTTCCATATCACTACTTACTCAAATCCCTATAAATCTCCAAGCTGCCTAATATATATAGGTTCCATATTACTTGTACATTCCATAACAGTCTGAAACTACGTTGGCTAAATTTGTTCCTTCATTCCAACTAACTCATCCCTCCCCTCTCCATGGAGCAGTTTTTTCTGTCTTGATTGGAGGCGGCCTTCTCTTGACAATTGTGTTTCAAGTGAGGGAAATTGAATTACTCGACTAGCTAATTTAAATAGGGTCTGACGGGTGGCTAATGATACCACCCACAGgcaaatagaataataaaatatcagTAGAAGgagaattaatataaaattaagaaaatttatatGACTAGTTTGATCAATAGCATACAATGAAAAAGCCTGTATTTATAGGCTTGGATAATAACTAAATCTAAGAATATAGTAAAAAACTCaacaaactaaattttatgtcaTTAAGATCTCTAAGTGTAATTTCTAACAATAATTTAACATCTCCTTAGACAAATTGCATTTCTTTCTGTATAATCCTTTCCTTGACCGTTGTGTTATTCATGCAATGTTTTATATTACGAACATATCTTGCAGTTTTCTGTAATTTCTTTAATCTTCAACATCTTCTGCCAATCCTTGTTGAATGTCCCCCCAATCCTcgttataattttcttttatactCCTAAAACTAATGGACCCACTATTACATTTCGAATGGGTAAACAAACCAAATCTCTTTACTTATccaaagaagaataaaatgaaacCAAATCTATGTTATTTTTCAGATCATTGGGCCTACTTATTACCAAGTTTAAGGTATGATTTATATTTCGACCCGATTAACAATACCAAAGCTATGTTTTTACCTCAATAGCATGCCAAGTCAGCCTAGACATAAATGGGTTGGTCATTATCTTGATCTCAGTGCTTTCCCTTTTCTATTTCTACTTCACTTATGCTTTCTTGTTTGCCATCATTTTGGTACAGGTTGACCATTTATTTAAGCACAGGATAACCAGCAGTATAGTACATGCATCTGATTATCTGAAGCAATTCCCCTCGCCTATTATATCACTGATTGCGAAGTTCATCTCTTTTGTTTCTGGTGGTTTTGCTGCTGTTCTTATAATCATTGCTTTCCTAGATGAATCCCTGCTGGAAGGCCATGTATTATTCCCCTttctttaataaataaaattttaaacttaattTTCTAAAAACTTGTTAATTTAACCGTTTGGTAGTCTACTGATCGTGGAATTTGTTGTGAACCTTACAGATATTTGGTCGCAACTTGTTATGGTATGGAGCGGTTTTCGGAGCAATCACTGCTATTAGTCGGGCTGCAATAACAGATGAACTTCTTGTCCTTAATCCACATGAGGCGATGTCGCTTGTAGTCCAACACACGCATTATATGCCTAAGCGATGGCGAGGGAAAGAACAAACTGAGGGTGTCCGATTGGAGTTTGAAACTCTATTTCAGGTGCTTATTTGGCATTTTGGCCGATGAGCTTGCTTATGATCTTTTTCTAATGTCTTGATTTTTCCAATCTTGGAAGTTACTTTATTGgtataataatcattataattgtttttctttttggtcattttgttGGTGGGGTGTTATTTTACAATTTCGATTGATTTACCCTACTTTAGAGGTTTGGTTAATATGAATAAACAAGTCTTCACTTGTTATCGCTTTGCTTATCTTTACCCTTTCTAACAAATTCAGTTATATTTAACCGACCGGAAACCTTCGGTTTCGGTTATGAAGGTTGGTAGGTCGGTTATGAAGGTTTGGTTAAATTTTTGGTTATTTCGGTTATTAACCGAAAACCGACTGAaaccgaccgatgctcacccctccTTTTAGCTGTGAAACCGATTTTCCTAGTTTCTGGATTTCTTTCGTTTGTTATGCTGTTAGAAAATTATTGACTAGGTGATATTGCTGTTATGATATGGTTGACCCGCTATGCAGTATACTGGTATGATGTTGCTGGAAGAGATGGCTTCAATCTTTGTTACGCCTTACCTACTTCTATTTGTGGTTCCAAAGGTAATTGCCtatgaattttaattatagTCCTCCCGTGATGCTACTTGCGAAATCTTTAGATGATGATTCTTCGGGTTGAGCAGCTGTTTGGTGTTGCAGAGAGTGGATGCAATTCTGCAGTTCATTACAGATTTCACAGTAGATGTCGAGGGTGTTGGCCACGTTTGCAGGTTTCAATTTGTACTGTCTCTTATAATTTGCCAGTCATCCTCGGtttcatttattaatatttgttaccgttttcttattattatgttCTTCGCAGCTTTAGTGCCTTTGATTTTAGGAACCATGGCAATAGCAAATATGGTTCGCCCTTTAATGCTCCCCGCACCCAGAGGAGTTCCCAGGGGAAAATGGAAAAATCATTCTTGAGGTCCGACTTTTCAACATTCGAACATTATTAAATCAATCATTTTCGTTTCATTGCTTAGTTGGGCGTTTGAATGCGTTGTTTCTTAATGCATATGCAGCTTTCATACTAGCTACCTCTCCTCGGAGCCTAACGCTGATGGGAAAGAATTCCTTTCGAGATTGAAAGCTTTCAGAGAACAGAAGCTGCGTGGGCAGGAAATCAGACCTGCGTATCCAACCTCGAGATTTCAACCGTGGAATCTCAACTTTAGAGGCTCAAGTGACAGGAATCCCTATTTCTCGAGGGAGATGAACATCGATAACTTGGGGGGCGGATATGAGCTGGACTCTATGTGGCTGATGGCTGGAGAACAGAGAAGTTGTCCTTATATTCTTGACTGGTATTATACCTCGTGTCCTCACGACATGACTGATGGTCCGAGAGGCACTCAACATGACCAGTTTGATGTGGGTGAGGAAAGCCTTGAAGATGCTTGGAAGCGATCCAATTCATTGCAAAACAAATTAGGCGATGAGAATTGGGGGCACACAttcgatgatgatgatgatgatagaaCACGAAGCCACCTTGATGCTTCAACATCCGCGCCTCTCTTCCGGGAAAGCAGTGTCCTGCAGCAACACGACAACAACAACCTGGCACATTCCGCAAAGAGGGGCTGGTGGGCTAGAAGTAGGCCACAAGTTCGGGATCCCCAGACGAGCTTTCTCGAGCCTTCCGCTTTCTTCAACCGCGGTGGTACTCAGGCAAGCTTTCTCGAACCTCCTCCTTTCATTAACCGTGGCCCTCAGACAAGCTTTCTCGAGCCTACTGCTTCCACCCACCATCCTCAGACAAGCTTTGTCGAACCGCCTTCAACTTTCAACCGCCATCCCCAGGCGAGCTTCGTTGAACCCCCTCCAACCTCCAACCGCTATCCTCAAGATAACTATGATACCTCCCCCGACACAAGTGTAGACGAACAGGGAAACCTGGATTTGAGGAACTCAAATCGGTTGACACGAACGTTCTTCATGGATGAATCGGGCGGAGACTTTAACCTTCCTTTCGATGATATTTATGGAAGGCGTTCGGCAAGCTCCAGTAGGAGGAGTTCAGATGATGCTGCAGATCTCGTGTGATTGCGTGTCGTGGCGTGGCTTTTCTTTTGCTAACAGGAAGTGGAATGTTCTTTCCTGTACATAAATTAGTATAAAGGGTCTTTGGGTTGATTTGGACAGTGATTTAGATGCCCAGTCCAGTTCAGTCTCTAATCCTCTGATAAAGTAAACACGTactataaattgattgattatcATTGTGGTCAGGTCCAATGAAATATTTGTACATAATTCAACTTCGAATTCATAAACGTTAGTTCATTCAATGATAGGTGGTAGTTAGTATTTGAATGATGATTCACACCATTGCATCATTATCTTGGCATGTGATGTGGATGCCATCTACTTAGCAAAGTTTGTCGCCTGTTATTTCTCACTCATTTTATCActataataagtatttttttattttttatttttcgctCGCGTGAGCAGCTCAGTTAGTCGGAGTGAAGTTTGGGAACAATGACCCGTGATTGAGTCTCACCAATGGCAATATGAGGGACTTCTTGTGCACAGTAAGCAAAGGCTTAGACTCTGTGTTCAActgatttattataatttatatcttCCTAAATGCTCTGTCGGGCCGGGGCACTTctttttttatgaaatttttgtgTGGTGGTGGGTTTATTTAGACTTAACTCGCTTGTACCACATTTTGTATTattcaatgtgtttttatttaattaacctaTAGTAAGATTATTAAGTttataaataactaataaagAGTTGGTAGTGACTAGTGAGTTACATTATGTGCACAAAAACTCAAATGATTGGGCAATAGAGTCATGAATGTGAAGAGAGCACACTTGGGACAGTGTAACAAGAtacattccaaaaaaaaaaaaaaattcttttcttGGCTTTTAATCCACTACCCAGAAAGTTTCTGTTGTATACTGTACAAAAATTTTGATCTCCTATATGGAGGACTTTGTGTTACTTTATACCAATTTCTGGGATAATCAAAACACTCAAAAAAAGCAGAAAAGAAAGACGAAAAAAGGCAACTCTCTGAAGCCTTCCCCCTAAAGCGACAAGGTGGTTAGGACTTAGGAGTTGACAGACCAATCAAAATTCTGATAAACAACGTTGACTTGGCCACCATCACCCAAGAGGTGTGTGAGAAGGCCTGCCTTTGTTGCATCCAAGTAACTTAATATCCACTTCAAGATTTCCTTTTGCTGTCCAAAATCAGAGCTATACCTACACCGGGAGATAATTGAAACAAGTTAAGTAGGTACATTGGAAATGAAAGGAAAGGAATTAATTGATTTCATTTCATGAGCTAATTAAGGAGTACTTACCACTTGATTGTCCGGTTAAGGTACACAATCCTCTTGCCCAAGTCTACCTGCATTGCATCATCTCTCTGGAAAAACTCCCTGGCAGCATATCTTAGTTCAGACTCCACATTGTGAGGAGTGAAAAACTTGGCAGCCGGGCTTGACCGTGTTGCATTGCAGAGTCCAAAATGGATCAACGGATTTAGTTTTGGAAATGCCATCTGAAAAAGCGAAAACGAATCTGTTACTTGAGGCAAATGATGCCATGGAAACTATTTAGTATTAGGGAGGGATGTTTACCTCTAAACGCTTATCTCCACTGCCAAAAGGTTTGGTGAGGGAAAAAGGTGCTCTTTTATTGTTTCTAAGAATCCCATCTTTGATTGCAGAGAGGGAATATGGATAGCCCCCAACTATGTACTGGAAGTCAGCAAAGAAGGGCCTCCGATCAAGCATGCCCCCGGGATGGCCAACCCTGATCACGGCATGAATGGCCATGGCGTTGTACAAGTTGAGAAAGAAGGCTAGTAATTCATTTGCTGAAAGTGTCTCAATATTCACTCTCTGCAGATCCTGAGCCAAACTTATATACCTGCATtaataaagcaaaataaacAGTCATTTATTAAAAGGTTCATTATGTTATATGTAAATGGTAAATCCACTTTGAagcatattataaaatatatgagtAGCAAAGCAGCACTACCTCCTAAATTCTTCACTGTTGCTAATGCCCATATAATCAAGATGGCGCCTGTCTTCAGAGGCATAAGTCTCAAGTATTGCAGACATTATTTTAGACAGCCTCAGACCAAGAGCAGCAGCAGTTTTGGGCTCATTATCATTTGTGGATCCTCGGAAATTGTAACATTTGGGAATGAAGGGCTCGTGCTCAAGGAACCGAT contains these protein-coding regions:
- the LOC116015197 gene encoding F-box protein At1g30200-like, whose protein sequence is MEDLEHKNSSIDNFEGEREKDRDGAHIDDLPNEVLLLILHRLEDAKCLCRCYLVSKRFASLIPNIHNVTFSVPDRDSHSNSYSNPSISDGERQKNFPKNVLNLLVNNLLTKPFHYLRQITAGPSLPSLSSSPAFDSVAFVSGVRFLKKFREIQRLEIRTPCFHAQDPTLLKWEAGLGKDSIFCVSLFSSSSYELPAENSVDEGNALNPEAFALTNELLRDRVEIAYQCFMDALWRRHVLRHIVVDHKMLEVAKFTDQKRNGTVCLRKEQVANLRDLRAAEAGYI
- the LOC116016497 gene encoding autophagy-related protein 9; its protein translation is MMFSGSKAAHGLFRWKWRGESSITTGLLDDVPPEIELSDYHRAPSAGSESPSGLLNGESFSGEPIADLDLFFERLYSYHCEKGLWCIIIKWILELLGLAFTTFFSAFFLLIVDWNGLRNAKCGMDAVESGIKPCDLSKEALHRHPLTPFTVSKAIVVGYLGIFSIYWIFCFLRFFAQLKDTLKIRDFYYNSLHVTDNEIQTMPWASILEKIVQLQNSQQLCVVKDLSIQDVVMRLMRKENYLIGMVNKGVLAFPISPWVPGVGPVKFSLNGLQHRLMLTKTLEWTLNWCVLQSMFDRNYCVRRDFVSDPKTLKKRLMIVGIAMLFLSPFLVIFMLVYLFLRHAEQFYNHPSTASSRRWSTLAKWMFREYNEVDHLFKHRITSSIVHASDYLKQFPSPIISLIAKFISFVSGGFAAVLIIIAFLDESLLEGHIFGRNLLWYGAVFGAITAISRAAITDELLVLNPHEAMSLVVQHTHYMPKRWRGKEQTEGVRLEFETLFQYTGMMLLEEMASIFVTPYLLLFVVPKRVDAILQFITDFTVDVEGVGHVCSFSAFDFRNHGNSKYGSPFNAPRTQRSSQGKMEKSFLSFHTSYLSSEPNADGKEFLSRLKAFREQKLRGQEIRPAYPTSRFQPWNLNFRGSSDRNPYFSREMNIDNLGGGYELDSMWLMAGEQRSCPYILDWYYTSCPHDMTDGPRGTQHDQFDVGEESLEDAWKRSNSLQNKLGDENWGHTFDDDDDDRTRSHLDASTSAPLFRESSVLQQHDNNNLAHSAKRGWWARSRPQVRDPQTSFLEPSAFFNRGGTQASFLEPPPFINRGPQTSFLEPTASTHHPQTSFVEPPSTFNRHPQASFVEPPPTSNRYPQDNYDTSPDTSVDEQGNLDLRNSNRLTRTFFMDESGGDFNLPFDDIYGRRSASSSRRSSDDAADLV